In Pseudomonas saponiphila, the genomic stretch AGTAATCGCCTTCAGGCGTCCCCGGCTGCGGCTCGTTGTCGAACAGGGGCGAGATGCTTTGCAGCGCTGCGCGGTAGTCCTGGTCGGTGTGGATAGGGCGGATGTTCATATGGGGTACTCCATGTCTACGCTGTCGGCATCGATGGCGTCGTACTGCTGGTGGGTGCCTACGAACTTGATGTACAGCGCGCCGAAACGATAGGCCACGGCAACGACCAGCCGATACTCGTTGCCCTTGATGTTGAAGACCACCCTGCGGCTTTTGAGAATGCTTGCGTTGCGATACTGGTCCTTGATCTGCGCAGGGTTGGACCACTCGGCTTTCTTTGCTTCATCGACCCAGGCCAGCAAGGGCTGCTCCGCATCCGGGTACTTTGCCCAGAAGGCCTTTAACTGGCTGACTGCAATAATTCTCATGGCGTGATCCTAGTCCCGTGCTGGGACTTAAACAAGTCACTCAGTGCGTCAGGCGATGTACGGGCAGATCGCTGGATCTGCCCGCAGAGGCGACGTTGGCTCGGTGACGATCAGGTCATGCAGAGAGTGTGGCGCGCACGTCGTCCATCAGTGCCTTGCCCATCTCTGCCAGGTAGTGTGCCGCCCAAGCATAGCGGTCGCACCGTGGCTCCATGGCCGCCTCCAGGGTGAATTGCTTTGCCAGATGCAACAGCGCCGAGGCGTGCTCCAGGGCATCGCTGATCGGCACATCGGCATTCACCCGAAACAGCGGACGCAGGTGTTCGCCACACTGGGAAAAGCGGATTTCACCGAGGGTGGTCAGGGGCGATTGAGTGGTCATCGTGCACCTCCGGTTTTGTGTGACGGGAGGTGTGGGGAGGACGGATTTCGAGTGTGGTGCATGGTGACGACTCCTTTCGTATTGGGAACCACCACCATCTGCCGCCAAGCAGATTTGGGTGGCGGATTGCACAAGGTTGGCGGACCGGCACGAAAGGAACCGGCACCCCCGAAGGGGTCCCTGCGCAATCCGCCATGACACAGAAATGCGGGCACAAAAAAAGCGCCTGCATTCGTGTTTTGGCGCTATTGCGCCTTTCGTGGTTCGGGCCGCCAAGCCCGTTCGCTGATGTTGCAGCGACGGGCGAAGGATAGCCGGGAGGGAAGGGCGTCGCAACGGCATTGCTGCGACTTTATGTGAACCGACCTGCCGCTGCCGCAGGCCGCGATCTCCCTGGCGCCGAAGGCCCTACGGTCCTTGTCGCAGTCTGCGGCAGCGGCTACAGAGGTTGTGCCAGCACCTCACGAAATACATCGGGTCGAAGCATCGCGATATGCAGCAATGAACGGGCCGCTCCGGAAGGCGAGCGCCGACCTTGCTCCCACTCCGATCCGGAGCCGCTCACTCAACCCTCCAACACTTTCGCCATCTCGCTGGTCGCCGCCCAACCCAGCCCCTGATACAGCGGCTTGCCGGCCTCGGTCGCATGCAGCACGGCAAAGCCCAGTCCGCGCTGGCTGAACTCGGCCTCCGCCAGTTTCATCAGCGCCGACGCCAGGCCGCGCCGCCGGTAGGCCGGTTCAACGTAGACGTTGAGCACGTAGCCGCGCTGATCCTGGGTTGGATGGGAAGGGTGGGGCGGCCAGTCGATGCTCATCAGGCCGATGCTGGCCACGCTCTGCTCGGCGTCCATCAGGGCGAAGCCGTAGTAGCGGCCGTCGTCCAGGCGTTCGCGCAACCAGGGGCGAAAGTGCTCGGTCATCACCTGCAAGGTGGAGAGGTCCTTTCCCGCATCGAGAAACATCGCCAGGCGATGGCGGCAGATCAGTTCAAGGTCCTGGGGCGTCAGGCGGCGTGGGCTCAGGCCCGGAATATCAAGGTCGGCTGCAATCTTGTTCATCGTCGGTTCCTCGGTGGACAGGGACGATGCTAGGGCAGATCCCCAGGTTGGGTCAGACACAGACCGCCGCAAAATCTTGCATACAGCGCCCGTGCTCCCCGCTCACAAAAAAGGGCCAGCCTCACGGCCAGCCCTCGGGTTCAGCGCAGGGCCTTCAATCCCCCAGCGCTTCCCCTTCACGCCGTGGATCGGCACCGCCGGCCCAGGAGGTTTTGCCCTGGGCATCACGCACGCGAACGATGGCCTGGGTGCCGCTGGTCATGTCGATCTCGTTCAGTTCATGCCCCTGGGCTTTCAGCGCTTGCTTCAGCCCCGGGCTGAACTGGCCGGTCTCCAGTTCGGTGGGGCCGTTGCGGCTGCCGAAGTTGGGCAGGCCGACGGCGGCTTGCGGGTCGAGGTTCCAGTCGAGCATGCCCACCAGCGACTTGGCCACGTACTCGATGATCTGCGAGCCGCCGGGGGAGCCGACGCTGGCCAGCAGTTCACCGCTGGCGCGGTCGAAGACCAGGGTCGGCGCCATGGACGAGCGCGGGCGCTTGCCCGGTTCGACGCGGTTGGCCACCTTCTGGCCGTTTTCCTCGGGGATGAAGGAGAAGTCGGTCAGTTGGTTGTTGAGCATGAAGCCCTGGACCATCAGGTGCGAACCAAAGGCCGCTTCCACCGTGGTGGTCATGGACACCGCGCCGCCCTGGTCGTCCACCGCCACCACTTGCGAGGTGGAAATGCGCATTGGCGAACGGTCCGGTGCGTAGGCCACCTGGATGCCCCGGGGCTTGCCCGGTTCGGCCTTGCCCAGGCTGCGCTCGCCGATCAGCGCGGCGCGTTGGGCCAGGTAGTCCGGGGCGATCAGGCCGGCCACCGGCACCGGTACAAAGTCGCTGTCGGCCACGTACAGGCCGCGGTCGGCGTAGGCCAGGCGCTCGGCTTCGGCGATCAGGTGCACCGCTTGTGGCGCTGGCTCAAGGCTGGCGGGCAGGTTGGTCTTCTGCGGCTTGAGCTGGGCCAGGGCGTAGCGCGGGTCGCGTTGTTCCAGGGCTTGCAGGGTGCCGAGGATCTGCGCCACCGCCACGCCGCCCGATGAAGGCGGCGGCATGCCGCACACCTGCCAGCGCTTGTAGTCGCTGCACAGCGGCGCGCGTTCCTTGGCGCGGTAGCCCTGCAGGTCATGGAGCGACAGGCTGCCGGGGTTGGCGTGGCCCTGGACCTTGGCGACGATTTCCGCTGCCACCGGGCCTTTATAGAGGGCGTCCGGGCCTTCCAGGGCAATACGCTTGAGCACCGCGGCCAGCTGTGGATTCTTCAGCAAGGTGCCCACGGCTTTCGGTGTGCCGTCGGCATTGAGGAAGTACGCGGCCATGTCCGGCGAGCGGGCCAGAAACGGGTCGGCGCTGATCATGCTGTGCAGCCGTGGCGAGATGGCGAAGCCTTGTTCGGCCAGGCGGATCGCCGGCTCGAACAGCTGCGCCCAGGGCAGGCGCCCGTGTTTCTGGTGAGCCAGTTCCAGGGCGCGCAATACGCCCGGGGTGCCTACCGAGCGGCCGCCGATCTGTGCCTGGGGGAAGGACATGGGCTTGCCGTCCGCCTGCAGGAAGAGTTTTTCGGTGGCGCCGGCTGGCGCGGTTTCCCGGCCGTCATAGGTGCGCACGGCCTTGCCGTCCCAGAGCACGATCATCGCGCCGCCGCCGATCCCTGAGGACTGCGGCTCCACCAGGGTCAGCACCGCTTGCATGGCAATTGCCGCATCGATGGCCGAGCCGCCCTTGCGCAGCATATCGCGCCCGGCTTCGGCGGCCAGCGGATTGGCGGCGGCCGCCATGTGTTTGTCGGCATGGCGGGTCTGCATGTCGGTGCGGTAGCCCGAAGCGATTTCCGGAGCGGCGGGCAGGGCAGTGGAAGAGGGCGGGTTGTGGCAGGCGCCGAGGCTGAGGGCGGCGGCCAGCAGGCCGACGCTGAGGAGTCGGGGGTGACGGGGAGGGAAGATCGAGAACACGCGTTGAGCTCCGTTCACTGGGAAATGAGGTGTCGTCCGTGGAGGGGAATGTACAGCAGTGGGACCGGCAGTTGGGTTGCGGGGGATTGTCGAGTGGGTGCGCGACAACGTCGCAACTCAGGAATCTGCCGGCTGTCGCTTGATCTGAGTCAGGGTAGCCGACGTCCATAGGGCACATGGTGAGGCAAACCATAAGCCTGATGAGAGGACGCCATGCACCGTTGTAAATGGTTACTTGTGTTCGGATTGCTGCTGGGGGGCGAGGTACGGGGAGAGACGCCGAGCGAGCCGATCCTGCCGGTACAGCCGGCGAAGATCACCGATGTGGCCAAGGTGGAACTGGGCAAGCAGTTGTTCTTCGACCCGCGCTTGTCCAAGTCCGGTTTCATTTCCTGCAACTCCTGCCACAACCTGAGCATGGGCGGCAGCGACAACCTGCCCACCTCCATCGGCCACAACTGGCACCAGGGGCCGATCAACTCGCCGACGGTGCTCAACTCCGGGCTGAGCTTTGCGCAGTACTGGGATGGCCGTGCGGCCACGCTCCAGGAGCAGGCCAGCGGCCCGATCACCAACCCGGGGGAAATGGGCTTCAGCCATGAACTGGCGGTGGAGGTGTTGCGTTCCATTCCGCAGTACCGGGC encodes the following:
- a CDS encoding type II toxin-antitoxin system HigB family toxin, giving the protein MRIIAVSQLKAFWAKYPDAEQPLLAWVDEAKKAEWSNPAQIKDQYRNASILKSRRVVFNIKGNEYRLVVAVAYRFGALYIKFVGTHQQYDAIDADSVDMEYPI
- a CDS encoding DUF3077 domain-containing protein — its product is MTTQSPLTTLGEIRFSQCGEHLRPLFRVNADVPISDALEHASALLHLAKQFTLEAAMEPRCDRYAWAAHYLAEMGKALMDDVRATLSA
- a CDS encoding GNAT family N-acetyltransferase, which produces MNKIAADLDIPGLSPRRLTPQDLELICRHRLAMFLDAGKDLSTLQVMTEHFRPWLRERLDDGRYYGFALMDAEQSVASIGLMSIDWPPHPSHPTQDQRGYVLNVYVEPAYRRRGLASALMKLAEAEFSQRGLGFAVLHATEAGKPLYQGLGWAATSEMAKVLEG
- the ggt gene encoding gamma-glutamyltransferase, producing MFSIFPPRHPRLLSVGLLAAALSLGACHNPPSSTALPAAPEIASGYRTDMQTRHADKHMAAAANPLAAEAGRDMLRKGGSAIDAAIAMQAVLTLVEPQSSGIGGGAMIVLWDGKAVRTYDGRETAPAGATEKLFLQADGKPMSFPQAQIGGRSVGTPGVLRALELAHQKHGRLPWAQLFEPAIRLAEQGFAISPRLHSMISADPFLARSPDMAAYFLNADGTPKAVGTLLKNPQLAAVLKRIALEGPDALYKGPVAAEIVAKVQGHANPGSLSLHDLQGYRAKERAPLCSDYKRWQVCGMPPPSSGGVAVAQILGTLQALEQRDPRYALAQLKPQKTNLPASLEPAPQAVHLIAEAERLAYADRGLYVADSDFVPVPVAGLIAPDYLAQRAALIGERSLGKAEPGKPRGIQVAYAPDRSPMRISTSQVVAVDDQGGAVSMTTTVEAAFGSHLMVQGFMLNNQLTDFSFIPEENGQKVANRVEPGKRPRSSMAPTLVFDRASGELLASVGSPGGSQIIEYVAKSLVGMLDWNLDPQAAVGLPNFGSRNGPTELETGQFSPGLKQALKAQGHELNEIDMTSGTQAIVRVRDAQGKTSWAGGADPRREGEALGD